A genomic region of Tsukamurella pulmonis contains the following coding sequences:
- a CDS encoding CTP synthase translates to MPSPRVGARVATKHIFVSGGVASSLGKGLTASSLGQLLTARGLRVTMQKLDPYLNVDPGTMNPFQHGEVFVTEDGAETDLDVGHYERFLDRDLSGIANVTTGQVYSTVIAKERRGEYLGDTVQVIPHITDEIKARILAMQAPDSESIVPDVVITEIGGTVGDIESQPFLEAARQVRHDVGRDNVFFLHVSLVPYLAASGELKTKPTQHSVAALRSIGITPDALVLRCDRDVPEGQRNKIALMCDVDIDGVISCPDAGSIYDVPKVLHRNQLDSYVVRKLGLPFRDVDWTVWGDLLKRVHEPRESVNIALVGKYIDLPDAYLSVTEALRAGGFANWAKVKISWVPSDDCETDAGAAAALRDMDGILIPGGFGIRGIEGKLGAIRYARKRGVPLLGLCLGLQCIVIEAARSVGLEGASSTEFDDDTQYPVISTMADQEQAVAGEADLGGTMRLGAYPAALERGSIVAAAYGATEVSERHRHRFEVNNAYRDKIAESGLSFSGVSPDGHLVEFVEYPKDVHPFLVGTQAHPELKSRPTRPHPLFAAFVGAALKYRAELELPVGVHAVADEVPSEDDHADD, encoded by the coding sequence TTGCCCTCTCCTCGCGTTGGCGCGCGTGTCGCCACGAAGCACATTTTCGTCTCCGGAGGCGTTGCGTCCTCCCTGGGTAAGGGCCTGACGGCCTCCAGCTTGGGACAACTTCTCACCGCCCGCGGACTGCGGGTCACGATGCAGAAGCTCGATCCGTACCTGAATGTGGATCCGGGCACCATGAACCCGTTCCAGCACGGCGAGGTCTTCGTCACCGAGGACGGCGCTGAGACCGACCTCGACGTCGGCCACTACGAGCGCTTCCTCGATCGCGATCTCTCGGGCATCGCGAACGTCACCACCGGTCAGGTGTATTCGACCGTCATCGCGAAGGAGCGCCGCGGCGAGTACCTGGGCGACACCGTGCAGGTGATCCCGCACATCACGGATGAGATCAAGGCGCGCATCCTGGCGATGCAGGCGCCCGACTCCGAGAGCATCGTCCCCGATGTGGTGATCACCGAGATCGGCGGCACCGTCGGCGACATCGAGTCGCAGCCCTTCCTCGAGGCCGCCCGCCAGGTGCGCCACGACGTGGGCCGCGACAACGTCTTCTTCCTGCACGTCTCGCTGGTCCCGTACCTCGCCGCGTCCGGTGAGCTCAAGACCAAGCCCACCCAGCACTCCGTCGCCGCGCTGCGCAGCATCGGCATCACGCCCGACGCGCTCGTGCTGCGCTGCGACCGCGACGTCCCCGAGGGACAGCGCAACAAGATCGCTCTGATGTGCGACGTCGACATCGACGGCGTGATCTCCTGCCCCGACGCCGGCTCCATCTACGACGTGCCGAAGGTGCTGCACCGCAACCAGCTCGACTCCTACGTCGTGCGCAAGCTCGGCCTTCCCTTCCGGGACGTCGACTGGACCGTGTGGGGCGATCTGCTCAAGCGCGTGCACGAGCCGCGCGAGAGCGTCAACATCGCGCTCGTGGGCAAGTACATCGACCTGCCCGACGCCTACCTCTCGGTGACCGAGGCGCTGCGTGCCGGCGGCTTCGCCAACTGGGCCAAGGTCAAGATCTCCTGGGTCCCCTCGGACGACTGCGAGACCGACGCCGGTGCCGCGGCGGCGCTGCGCGACATGGACGGCATCCTCATCCCCGGCGGCTTCGGCATCCGCGGCATCGAGGGCAAGCTCGGCGCCATCCGCTACGCCCGCAAGCGCGGAGTGCCGCTGCTCGGCCTCTGCCTGGGCCTGCAGTGCATCGTCATCGAGGCCGCCCGCTCCGTCGGGCTCGAGGGCGCCAGCTCCACCGAGTTCGACGACGACACCCAGTACCCCGTCATCTCGACCATGGCGGACCAGGAACAGGCCGTGGCCGGCGAGGCCGACCTGGGCGGCACCATGCGCCTGGGCGCCTACCCCGCAGCCCTCGAGCGCGGCTCGATCGTGGCCGCCGCGTACGGCGCCACCGAGGTTTCCGAGCGGCACCGCCACCGCTTCGAGGTCAACAACGCCTACCGCGACAAGATCGCCGAGTCGGGCCTGTCGTTCTCCGGCGTCTCGCCCGACGGGCACCTCGTCGAGTTCGTCGAGTACCCGAAGGACGTGCACCCGTTCCTGGTGGGCACGCAGGCCCACCCGGAGCTCAAGTCCCGCCCGACGCGGCCGCATCCGCTGTTCGCGGCCTTCGTCGGCGCGGCCCTGAAGTACCGGGCCGAGCTGGAGCTCCCGGTCGGCGTCCACGCCGTCGCGGACGAGGTACCGTCGGAGGATGACCACGCAGATGACTGA